GCGGTCGCCAACCGCATCAAGCAGCTGCGCGCCGAGATCGAGGCGAGCGACTCCGACTGGGACCGCGAGAAGCTGCAGGAGCGGTTGGCCAAGCTCGCCGGCGGCGTGGCCGTCATCAAGGTCGGCGCGGCCACCGAGACCGCGCTCAAGGAGCGTAAGGAAAGCGTCGAGGACGCCGTCTCGGCCGCGAAGGCCGCCGTCGAGGAGGGCATCGTCTCGGGTGGGGGCGCCGCGCTCATCCAGGCCCGCAAGGCCCTGAAGGACCTACGCGGCTCGCTGTCCGAAGACGAGGGGCTCGGCGTCGACGTGTTCTCCGAGGCGTTGGGGGCGCCGCTGTACTGGATCGCCACCAACGCCGGGCTCGACGGGTCGGTCGTGCTGAACAAGGTCTCGGAGTTGCCTGCGGGACAAGGGCTCAACGCCGAGACGCTCACCTACGGCGACCTGGTGGCCGAAGGCGTCATCGACCCGGTCAAGGTGACCCGGTCGGCGGTGGTCAACGCCGCCTCGGTGGCGCGCATGGTGCTCACCACCGAGACCGCAATTGTCGAGAAGCCGGCGGAAGCAGAGGACGACCACGGTCACGGGCATGGCCACCACCACCACTAAGTAGCAGTTGGTTGCCCGACTGTGGGGCCTATGTACGAAACCCCAACGATTTCCGTGCATAGGCCCCACGGTCGGCGTCCGGCGGGCTTGGCTGACGTGACGGGCCAAGCGGCCCAGCGGGTTCCGCCAGTGTCGGCAACACCTCCTCGGGTTCCCCGTATGCTCGCCCAACCGCGGCCAGCGGGGCCGCCCGCCAGTTCGCGTACGCGGAGTACACGATGAGGACGATTCTTGGCGCTACGGGCGCGCCGACTGCCCGCGCGCAAGGCATCGCAGCCCGGCAAGGATGACCAAGAGTCCGTGCTCGAAGCTTGCCGTCGGGTCGTACACGAACAGGTCGTCGAGCACCTCTGCCATCAGCGGATACCGCTGCGGGTCCACCTTCTTCCGAAGCCCATCGGCCGCGTCGGCCGCATAGGGGTTCTCGCCGCTGTAGTCGAGCCCCCTCGATGCCTGTTCCTCGATGACGAAGCCGGTCGTGTAGTGCAACAACAGGTGCGCGCCACGAGCGGCATCGCGCGGACCGAAGCCGGCATCCTCCAACGCGCGCAGGAACAGCTCCACGGTTCGATACATGAGGTCGTCGGCAATTGCGGTGCCGGCGAAGACTTTTCCACCATCGCGGTAACGCAACAGGCTGGCGCGTAGCCTGCGCGCCCAGTCGGCTGCCCAGTCGTCGAAGCTCTGGTCCTGCCGTGGGGCCTCGAGCCCGATCATCGCCCGCCGAAACATCACCGTCGCCATCGCGTCCAGCAGTTGCTGCTTGTTCTCGACGTGCCAATAGAGCGCGGGGGGCGCGACGCCAAGCCGATCGGCGATTCGGCGCATCGTCAGCCCTTGCAGACCGACCTCGTTCAGGAGCTCCAGCCCCGCGTCCGCGATCGCGTCTGGGGTGACCCGGTTATCCGCTGCGGTCCGCCGACTCTTCATGCTTGACACCTTATCATCATTCGAGTAAATCTTAACGTCATTAAGGACAGGCCGATCGGCGTTCAGTAACACCGAGATCAGGAGGATGACATGCCTACCTATCGGGAGCAGGCCACCCGCTGGATGTCCGATGATCCGGCGGGTTCGTTCGCGGTATACGAGCCCGCAACCGGCGAGAAGCTGGCCGACTTCCTGCTCGCCGACGCGGCCGCGGTCGACGCGGCGGTCCGCGACGCGCACGCGGCGTTCGTCGGCGGTTGGGGGCAGACGACGGCCCGCGAGCGGGCGCTGCTGCTGCGGGAAGCCGCCCGAGTGCTGCGTGAGCACGGCGACGAAATCGCGGAGATCGAGTGTCGGGAGGTGGGCAAGCCTTGGGAGATTGCCCGAAACTTCGACCTCGTCGGATTGGTCGAGTCGTTCGAGTTCTTCGCGTCGGTGGTCGCGGATTATCACGGGGCGTTCTTCCCGGGTGGTCCGGTCGATACGTACACGCTCAAGGAGCCCTACGGGGTGGTGGCCGGCATCATCCCGTTCAACTGGCCACCGGCCCACGTAGGCGCCAAGCTCGCACCACCGCTGGCGGCCGGCAATGCGGTGATCCTCAAGCCGCCGGAACAGTGCCCACTGTCGGTGCTGCGGATCGTCGAGTTGCTCGAGCCGATCTTTCCCCGCAATGTCGTCCAGGCTCTGCCGGGAACGGGAGCGGTCACCGGAAAGGCACTGGTCAGCCACCCACTGGTCCGGCGGGTGACGTTTACCGGCTCCCCGGACACGGGCCGCAGCATCCTGAAGTCGATCGCCGACAACCTCACTGGCGCGATGCTGGAGTTGGGTGGCAAGGATCCGTTCATCGTCTTCGCGGATGCCGACTTGGACGCCGCCGTTGAGGGAGCCCTCGAAGGGTCGCTGTTCAACCAGGGCGAGGCGTGCACCTCGGCGTCGCGCCTGTTGGTCCATGAGTCACTGGCTGAGGAATTCACGCAGCGCTATGTCGCCGCGGTCTCGAAGCTGGTCATCGGGAACGGGCTGGACCGCCGGACTCAAATTGGCGCGTTGGTCTCTCGCGAGCACATGCAACGCGTCCTCGGCTACATCGACATCGGCCAGTCGGAGGGTGCGACAGTCGCCTTCCAAGGCAAGCGACCGAGCGACCCCGAGCTAGCCAACGGGTATTACGTTCCGCCGGTCATCTTCACCGACGTCACACCCGACATGCGGATCGCCAACGAAGAGATCTTCGGGCCGGTGATCTCGATTCTGAAGTTCAGCGGGTACGCCGAGGCTATCGAGATCGCGAACTCTACCGAATTCGCCTTGGTGGCAGGGGTATTCACCAGTGATGAGCTGCTGGCTAAGAGGGCCAGCCGCGACCTCGACGCTGGCGTGGTGATGATCAACAACTACAACCGGGGCTTCGTCGGCATCCCCTTCGGGGGGAACCGCGCCAGCGGGTTCGGACGTGAACATGCGGCGTCCACCCTCGATGAGTTCACCCGGATCAAAAGCGTCCGAAACCGGTCCGGGCGCAGCGAACTGCCAGTGTGGAGCGGCGCCGACACCTCCACCGACGGCCGCGTTCGTCCGCCGGTTCGGGCCAACTGAGCCACGATGACATTCGTCGACCTGCACTTCCACGTCGCCCCGGAGAGCTTCCTGCGGCGTCCGCGCTCAGGCCTGGACCGGTTCCTCGACGCCTTCCCGCAGCTGCGCGACGGAGCCGCGGGGCGCCAGGAGCTCGCCGCGGCAGGCGGCAAGGCGGTCGTCTCGCTTCCGTGGCCCGTCCCGCCCGGTACAAATAGCGACAAGACCGCGGCAGCAGTTCGCCTCTGCAACGACGAGCTGCTGACCGCCGTAGACGAGCATGCCGAATACTCGGGCGCAATGATCACGGTCGACCTCACCGATCCCGCTGCAGCGGTGGCCGAGGTCGGCCGAGTGGTCGAAGCTCCGGCTCTGGCCGGCGTCATGATCTACGTGAGCCCGACGACCCGGCTCGATAACCACCGCCTGTCGGAGTTCTACGCGGAGCTATCCGCGCGGCGGCTGCTGTTGTTCCTGCATCCGGCGCTCGAGCCGCCGCTCGACGGGGCCACGGACTGGAACCTCAACGCGAGCCTGAGCCCGCCGATCGTCACGAGCATCGCGGCGGCACGGATGATGCTGTCGGGAACTCTCGACGAACACCCGGGCCTTGACCTCGTGATTCCACACCTCGGCGGTGTCCTGCCCTACCTAGCGCAACGGCTCATCGACCAGAGCGACCGCGGGGCAGCACGGCACGATATTCCGACCTATCTGCGGAACAGGACGTACCTGGATACCTGCTCGTTTCACCAGCCCGCTTTGCGCTGCGCGCTGGACACGGTCGGGCCCAGTCGCCTCGTGCTCGGGTCGGACTATCCGTTCCGCGGACCGGTCGAGCGAGCCCTCGCTGACGTGCGGGATTCCGGTTTCGATGAGGCAATCCAGGAATTGGTGCTGTCGCGCAACGCGGAGACCATCGTCTGCTGATTGGGAACCACGAGCCGGATTACGCGCACCAGGTCGGAGACTCCGGTCGAACCGGCGACTTCGGCGGCGTCGGTCAGCGTGCTCGGTGTGCGAGCCTTTCGGCGTCGAGGATCAGGAAGTTGTGGCTTTCCAACTCGATCCAGCCACGGGCGACGAAGGCGCTGAGCGCCTGGTTTGTCGCCTCCCGTGATGCGCCGACCAGTTGAGCCATCTCCTCTTGGGTCAGGTCGTGGACCACTCGCAACGCGTCGCCTTCGCGGGTACCGAACTGTTGTGCCAGCAGCAGCAGCTGCTTGGCGACCCGTCCGCGGACGTCGGTGGAGATCTGATCAGTCAGTTTGCAATCGGCGCGCCGCAGCCTGCGGGCCATTACTCGTAGCAGCTGTTCGGCGACCTCGGGGCGATCGGCCATCCAGCCCCGCACCATGTCGTGGTCCATAGCCACCGCGCGCACCTCGGTGAGGGCGGTCGCGCTGGCGGTGCGGGGGCCGGGATCGAGGATCGAGAGCTCGCCGAACATCTCCGGCGGGCCCATGATCGCCAGCAGATGCTCGCGGCCGTCCGGCGCACGGTGGCCGATTTTGACCTTCCCGGAAATGATGATGTACAGCCGGTCTGCGGGTTCTCCTTGATCGAACACGGTCGACCGGCGCTCGAAATCGATGGGTTGAAGTCGTTTGGCTATCGCAGCCACGGCGCTGTCGACTCCCTGGAACATTCCGGCCTTGATGGCGGTCGCGTCCACTCAACCTCCTAGGAGTATTGGGACGTGTCAGGACGACAGCGTGACGTTGCGGTAAAGGGTCCCAATCGCCTACTGTGCGCCCGGAAACCGGGATGCCCGCCCGCCGCGACCGGCTTCCGGGTCACTGACAGTCGTTGTAGGACAGCAGAATAGCGAGTGCTTGACGCATTCTGCTGCCCAACTACAACGTGGCGGTCGTCTACTTCTCTTCGCCGTCCGACTTGCTCAGCACCCGGTCTGCGCTGCGCACGATGCTGCGGTGGAACTTGTACTGCACGTTGACGAGCTGGTCAGCCAATTCGATTGCGGCATCGACGATTTTCTTTCGCAGCGGTTCGACGGACTCGGGAAGGGCCTGATCCACCGTCTCACGGAACTTACGCAAGGCCTTGCTCGCGGCCTCCTGGCCTGATCTAGCCGATTCGCGTACCTCGTCGACGAGGTCTGTGGCTCTGGGCATCACCGTATTCTTCGCGGTGCTTTGGGTCATATCCGAAACTCCCTTATTTCTCAGTTATTTGCTTGTTGTACCAACCGACGCTAACCGCCGCCGGCGATCAATCCATATGGCCGAAGGTCACCGACCCGAGAGCCGATGGTCCGCATGCCCGGCGGCACCGTCACAGGACGCATCTAAGAGCTGAACGGCGGCGGCGAGCATGAGCCATGAGGGACTGCCCGAGTCATTCGGGCTGTTCCGATCGGTCTTTCTGAGTCGTCAGATCGGTATGTCGCCCGGTGGTGGTGATGAAGTCGTCAAGGATGTTCACCACCGCTGTCGGGGACTCGACATGGGGGAAGTGTCCGACACCGGCGAGCACCTCGAATCGACTGCCCGGCACAGCATCATGCGCGGCGTAGCCGTGGTCGACAGGAATGATCCGGTCCTGCTCACCCCAGATCAGCAAGGTGGGTAATCCATGACTGAGATGGATCTTGCTGAGCGCACTGACCGCCTGGCCGCGGTAATCCACCACGGAGCGCAACGTGCGTAGGAACGCCTGCCGTGTCTGCCGATCCGACAACGAAGAATAAGCGTTCCACATCTCACCGGCGCGCGGCGACTGGATACCGGCCGACGCGAGCCATGCGCCCAGCTTCTTGCCGACGTTCAACACCGGCTGCGGCGCGACCAGTGGTAGCACCAGCTCGGCTCCGGGGGCTGACAGGATCCGCAGGATCCAGTTCACGTCAGGGCCGAGACCACCGCTGCCGATGAGAACCAGTCGCTCGCAATAGTCGCGGTGTTGATAGCTGAACTGCATGGCGACGCCGCCGCCGAGTGATTGACCGATCACGGTCGCCCGGCTGATGCCCAGTTCATCGAGCAGATCGCGTAGTGACGCCGCGAACGCGCCCAGCGAGTAGTCACCGCGCGGCTTGGCTGATTCCCCGTGACCCAACAGGTCCGGTGCCACCACCCGATACTTCTCCGCCAACTGAGGGATGACCGCCCGCCAGGTCGCCGAACTTCCCGCCATCCCATGAATCAACAGCAGCGCCTCACCGGCTCCTGCCTCCCGATAGGCAATACGCTCACCGTGGAGATCTAGATAGCACATTTCACTCACTGGAAGCGGTCTCCATTCACCGGTGTCCGGACATGCATCCGTAGCGTCACGACACCCGCTCCCCGAATTCCAGTCGTTTGCGCTGAGCATAACCTACGGTGCCGTAGGTTACCGGCGCTGCAACGTTCGTCACAGGTGGCGACGGCGTCGGCGGCTCGCGGCGATCGCCGTCTTGAGCCCGCGCCGACGCCCCGTCACTCGGTCGACCGCGGCGGAAGCGGGCTTGAGTTGCGCGAACATCCGCTCGCTACGGGTTTCCGACGCGTCGTCGGCGGTGTCGCGCAGGTAGGAGTTCGGCAGCGACAGCTTGGCAATGGTGCGCCACGTCTTGGCGTACTGAATCAGGAACGAATCTGTGGTGTAAGGGAGGTCGTACTTGTCGCACAGTGCGCGCACCCGCACCGAGATCTCGTGCAGCCGGTTGCTGGGCAGATCCGGGTACAGGTGGTGCTCGATCTGGTGGCACAGGTTGCCACTCATGAAGCGCAGCGCGGGCCCCGCGTCGAAGTTGGCGCTGCCCAGCATCTGCCGCAGGTACCACTGGCCCTTGGTCTCGCCGATCATGTCGGTCTTGGTGAATTTCTCTGCGCCGTCAGGGAAATGCCCGCAGAAGATGACGGCGTTGGCCCAGACGTTGCGGATCACGTTGGCCACCGCGTTGGCCGTCAGCGTCGACTTGTAGGTCGCCGCCGGTGACAGCGACGTCAGCGCCGGGAACGCGACGTAATCCTTGACCAGCTGCCGCCCGGCCTTGACCGAGAACTCCCGTGTCTGCTGAAGGGTGAGGTCTCGCTCCGGGCCGGCCTTCAAGATCTTCTCGAAATCGACCGTCTGCAAGCCGATTCCCCACTCGAACCCAAGCGCGAGGATGGCGTTGAACAGCACGTTGCCGATGTTGAATCCCTGCCAGGGTTGGTCACGGGTGACTCGCAGGATGTAGTAGCCGACGTCGTCATCCATGCCAAGGATGTTGGTGAACTTGTGGTGCTGAAAGTTGTGAGAGGAAATCCAGTGTTTGGATGCCGCGGTCATGTCCCACTCCCACGTCGTGGAGTGAATCTCGGGATCGTTCATCCAGTTCCACTGACCGTGCATGACATTGTGGCCGATCTCCATGTTCTCGATGATCTTCGCCACGCTCAAGGTCGCCGTTCCGGCCCACCATGCAGAGCGTTTCGAGCTACCGGCCAGCAGGAGCCGGCCGGCCACCTCGAGGACGCGTTGCGCGGCGATCGTGCGTCGGATGTAGCGCGCGTCGCGCTCGCCACGGGAATCCTCGATGTCCAGCCGAATCGCGTCCAGCTCACCGGCGAGATTCTCGATGTCGGCGTCGGTCAGGTGAGCGAAGGCTGCAATGTCAGTGATCGCCATCTTGTCCTTTCCGTAGGGTTTGTATGTCGTGTGGCCGAGTGTCCTATCGGGGAGGACGTCAACTCGGCTGGCCCGAGCGGGCTAGGCCCCTTATCGGCGCGACTTTCAGTGCGCGACAGGGTATCTCCGTACCTCCGGTGCGGTTTGATGCTCCGGTCGACGGTCGAGCGGCGACAAACCGACAGGCACGGTCGGTGAACGCGCAACTGGTTGATACTCCCGGATCCGGCTAACGGGGAAACGAGCGGAATGTGCATGCCGTCTTAAGGCGGGTGGAAATCGGAAGGTGCGGCGGTGAGCGAAAGCTCATAAATTCGGCGGCGTACAGCCAAACCTTTCCGGACCGGCTGAAGGACTCAACAAATACAACGCTA
This genomic window from Mycobacterium saskatchewanense contains:
- a CDS encoding amidohydrolase family protein yields the protein MTFVDLHFHVAPESFLRRPRSGLDRFLDAFPQLRDGAAGRQELAAAGGKAVVSLPWPVPPGTNSDKTAAAVRLCNDELLTAVDEHAEYSGAMITVDLTDPAAAVAEVGRVVEAPALAGVMIYVSPTTRLDNHRLSEFYAELSARRLLLFLHPALEPPLDGATDWNLNASLSPPIVTSIAAARMMLSGTLDEHPGLDLVIPHLGGVLPYLAQRLIDQSDRGAARHDIPTYLRNRTYLDTCSFHQPALRCALDTVGPSRLVLGSDYPFRGPVERALADVRDSGFDEAIQELVLSRNAETIVC
- a CDS encoding Crp/Fnr family transcriptional regulator; the encoded protein is MFQGVDSAVAAIAKRLQPIDFERRSTVFDQGEPADRLYIIISGKVKIGHRAPDGREHLLAIMGPPEMFGELSILDPGPRTASATALTEVRAVAMDHDMVRGWMADRPEVAEQLLRVMARRLRRADCKLTDQISTDVRGRVAKQLLLLAQQFGTREGDALRVVHDLTQEEMAQLVGASREATNQALSAFVARGWIELESHNFLILDAERLAHRAR
- a CDS encoding fatty acid desaturase family protein, whose protein sequence is MAITDIAAFAHLTDADIENLAGELDAIRLDIEDSRGERDARYIRRTIAAQRVLEVAGRLLLAGSSKRSAWWAGTATLSVAKIIENMEIGHNVMHGQWNWMNDPEIHSTTWEWDMTAASKHWISSHNFQHHKFTNILGMDDDVGYYILRVTRDQPWQGFNIGNVLFNAILALGFEWGIGLQTVDFEKILKAGPERDLTLQQTREFSVKAGRQLVKDYVAFPALTSLSPAATYKSTLTANAVANVIRNVWANAVIFCGHFPDGAEKFTKTDMIGETKGQWYLRQMLGSANFDAGPALRFMSGNLCHQIEHHLYPDLPSNRLHEISVRVRALCDKYDLPYTTDSFLIQYAKTWRTIAKLSLPNSYLRDTADDASETRSERMFAQLKPASAAVDRVTGRRRGLKTAIAASRRRRRHL
- a CDS encoding TetR/AcrR family transcriptional regulator C-terminal domain-containing protein translates to MLLNADRPVLNDVKIYSNDDKVSSMKSRRTAADNRVTPDAIADAGLELLNEVGLQGLTMRRIADRLGVAPPALYWHVENKQQLLDAMATVMFRRAMIGLEAPRQDQSFDDWAADWARRLRASLLRYRDGGKVFAGTAIADDLMYRTVELFLRALEDAGFGPRDAARGAHLLLHYTTGFVIEEQASRGLDYSGENPYAADAADGLRKKVDPQRYPLMAEVLDDLFVYDPTASFEHGLLVILAGLRCLARGQSARP
- a CDS encoding aldehyde dehydrogenase family protein, encoding MPTYREQATRWMSDDPAGSFAVYEPATGEKLADFLLADAAAVDAAVRDAHAAFVGGWGQTTARERALLLREAARVLREHGDEIAEIECREVGKPWEIARNFDLVGLVESFEFFASVVADYHGAFFPGGPVDTYTLKEPYGVVAGIIPFNWPPAHVGAKLAPPLAAGNAVILKPPEQCPLSVLRIVELLEPIFPRNVVQALPGTGAVTGKALVSHPLVRRVTFTGSPDTGRSILKSIADNLTGAMLELGGKDPFIVFADADLDAAVEGALEGSLFNQGEACTSASRLLVHESLAEEFTQRYVAAVSKLVIGNGLDRRTQIGALVSREHMQRVLGYIDIGQSEGATVAFQGKRPSDPELANGYYVPPVIFTDVTPDMRIANEEIFGPVISILKFSGYAEAIEIANSTEFALVAGVFTSDELLAKRASRDLDAGVVMINNYNRGFVGIPFGGNRASGFGREHAASTLDEFTRIKSVRNRSGRSELPVWSGADTSTDGRVRPPVRAN
- a CDS encoding alpha/beta fold hydrolase; its protein translation is MCYLDLHGERIAYREAGAGEALLLIHGMAGSSATWRAVIPQLAEKYRVVAPDLLGHGESAKPRGDYSLGAFAASLRDLLDELGISRATVIGQSLGGGVAMQFSYQHRDYCERLVLIGSGGLGPDVNWILRILSAPGAELVLPLVAPQPVLNVGKKLGAWLASAGIQSPRAGEMWNAYSSLSDRQTRQAFLRTLRSVVDYRGQAVSALSKIHLSHGLPTLLIWGEQDRIIPVDHGYAAHDAVPGSRFEVLAGVGHFPHVESPTAVVNILDDFITTTGRHTDLTTQKDRSEQPE